CCGAACTCGAGCGCGAACTTTCGGGAAAGGAATTTTCTGCTCGCATGGGGATAGCTCATACGAGGTGGGCTACGCATGGCGAACCATCAGATAGAAATGCCCATCCTCACCTTGACTGCGCGGGTAAAATAGCTGTGGTCCATAACGGGATAATAGAAAATTATCGTGCACTGAGCCAATTTCTTACCTCGAGAGGGCATACACTTACCACTGACACTGACACGGAGATAATAGCTCATCTTATCGAGGAGATGCTAAAGGAGACCAACGATTTTGAGGAGGCTCTGCGGCTTGCACTACTTGAGATAGAGGGAACTTATGGGCTCGGAATAATATTTAGCGAACAGCCCGATAGAATCTATGCTGCTCGTCACGGAAGCCCGCTTCTTATAGGTGCTGGTGAAGGCGAAAATTTAATAGCTTCAGATGCTACCGCTGTGATAAGATATACTGATAGAGTTATATATCTCGATGAGGAGGAGTATGCTTTAATTACTGCCGATGACTTTGAGATAAAGAATTTAAAGAGGGAGCGAATAACTCCCAAAATACAGCGCATAACATTTTCTCTGCAGGAGCTTGAGAAGGGTGGTTATCCTCACTTCATGCTTAAGGAGATTTACGAGCAGCCCCAAACGCTTCGGAATGCTTTCAGGGGAAGACTCAACATTGAGGACGGCACCGCAAGACTTAATGGTCTTAAACCTTATCATGACAGGCTTGCCAGTGCGGAGCGCATAATACTAACCGCCTGCGGAACGAGCTGGCATGCTGCTCTAATAGGTGAGTATCTTATTGAGGAACTCGCCCGCATCCCTGTGGAAACGGAATACGCGAGTGAGTTCCGCTACAGAAGCCCGATACTTTCTGCTGATACACCCGTTATAGTAATAAGCCAGTCCGGCGAGACTGCTGATACATTAGCTGCACTTCGGGAAGCCAAGCGTCAGGGTGCGCCAGTGTTCGGAATAGTTAACGTAGTCGGTTCTACCATAGCTCGCGAAACGGATGCCGGAGTATACATCCATGCTGGGCCGGAGATAGGCGTCGCATCAACGAAAGCTTTCACATCGCAGGTAATGGTTCTGTCTCTTATCGCGATAATGCTTGGCAGGATGAGAGGGCTATCGCTCGAGACAGGGAAAAAACTCACATCTGAGCTCGAAAAAATTCCGGACAAGGTTCAATATATTCTTGATAAAGAGCGTAAAAATCAGCAGATAAAGAAAATAGCGGAAAAATTCAAGGACCACTCCAATTTCCTTTATTTGGGAAGGAGTTACAACTTTCCAGTAGCGCTTGAGGGTGCGTTGAAACTTAAAGAAATATCATACATTCATGCCGAGGGCTATCCGTCTGCGGAAATGAAACACGGACCAATAGCGCTTATAGATGAAAACATGCCGGTAGTGTTTATTGCCACTGAGGACCCACTTTATCAGAAAGTAATAAGCAATATAGAGGAAGTCCGCTCACGGGGTGGACGGGTTATAGTGGTTGCTACTGAGGGCGACGAGAAAATAAAAAAGCTCGCGGAACATGTTATTTATGTTCCGAAAACTGAATACATGTTCACACCCATGCTCACGGTTATACCGCTTCAGCTACTGGCCTATTACATAGCGGTAATGCGCGGCTGCGATGTCGACCAGCCCAGAAACCTTGCGAAAAGCGTTACGGTAGAATAAACTTTCTAACCTTTTGTGCGATAAATAAATGCGAAAATAATCTATCAAAAATATTTAAATAATCCCTTTTTTAACTTGACTATTACTTAATTACTAATAATAATTAACATATGATATACGAAGCGGTAATAGGGCTCGAGATTCACATTCAGCTGACCACTCGCACCAAGATGTTCTGTTCTTGCCCGGTCGTGGGTTATGATGTGCCACCTAACACAGCTGTTTGCCCGGTTTGCCTTGGTATGCCTGGAGCACTGCCAGTTCCAAACAAAAAAGCTGTTCATTACGCTTTAATGCTTGCCAATGCGTTGAAGTGCAAGATTAACAAAAGGTCGATTTTCGCGAGAAAAAATTATTTTTACCCAGACCTTCCGAAGGGCTACCAAATAACACAGGATGAAATACCAATAGCGGAGGATGGCAAACTTTTATTAAGGCTTCCTGATGGTACCCAGAAAATCGTGCGAATAAGAAGGATTCACCTTGAGGAGGATGCAGCTAAATCTTACCACATCGGAACTGGAGAAATAACCCTTGTAGATTTTAACCGATGCGGAGTTCCTCTCATTGAGATAGTATCCGAGCCTGACATGAGAACACCTCTCGAGGCAGCGACATATGTAATGAAACTAAGGCAACTCGTGACATATCTTGGGATTTGCGCTGGTGACATGGAAAAAGGTAATCTTAGGGTTGATGCTAATGTGTCCGTAAGAAAAATTGGGCAGACTGAACTTGGGACCAGAACCGAGCTTAAAAATCTTAACTCATTCAGGTTCTTGCAGAAAGCTCTGCAATACGAGATAGAGCGCCACATAAAGCTTCTTGAGTCTGGTGAAAAAGTGGAGAAGCAAACTCTTCTTTGGGATGAGCGTCAATCAAAGACAGTGTTAATGCGCACAAAAGAGGAATCGTCTGATTATAGATATTTTCCTGAGCCCGATATTCTTGAGCTTGTGGTTACTGATGACCAGATTAGTAATGCGGAAAAAGATGTAGGTGAATTGCCGGATGAGAGAATAGAAAGATTCATGAGAAGTTATAATTTATCCCGTGAGCTTGCTGAAAGTCTTTGTGCAACAAAGTCATTTTCGGATTATGCTGATCGTGTTCTTGAAGCCGTTAAGGACAAGAAGGCCGCGGCTAACTGGCTTTTGGTAGAGGTTATGAGAATTGTTAACGAGAAAAACATCGGGGCGGATGAACTTAAAGTTAGCCCGGAGGAGCTGGCAAAACTTCTGAATATGTTATCTGACGGTGAAATAACGCGACCTATAGCTAAAGAGGTGTTCAAGAGGATGGCCGAAAGCGGCGATAGGGTCGAGGAGATAATAAGCTCAATGCAGGTTAAGGTTATTAATGATGATTCTCAAATAGAGAGAATAGTCGATGAAGTTCTTCAAGAGAATACCGATGCAGTAAGAAAGTATAGGTCTGGGAAGAAGGGCGTGTTTGGCTTTTTCATGGGGCAGATAATGAAAAAAACTCGTGGTCAAGTCGACCCTAAGGTAGTAAATAAAATTTTGCTTGAGAAGTTAGAAGGTTGAAGGAGGAGATTGTGATAAGACAAGCAATAACGATTACGATTGCTTTTATTTCTATTTTATTCGCTCAGGAACTTAAGTTTGTGGGGTCCATAAGTTCCCCGGGCGGACCACATAAAGGGGATAGGTTCGGAACATATGTTGCGTATGCTGGCGATATAAACGGTGACGGTTACGGCGACATGCTGATTTGTGCGGACGGCAAGTTTAGCCAAGACCCTAATTACCCTGGAAAGGTTTATGTTTACCTTGGCGGGAAAAAACTTAACGATAAACCATACATGATTCTTCGCGGACAAGCACCTGGAGATAGGTTTGGCGCGAGTGCAGCGTGGGTGGGTGACATTAACGGTGATGGTATAGATGATTTTGCTGTTGGTGCTCCCAATTGTGATTCTGGCGGCACTGATGCGGGAAGAGTTTACATATTTTACGGTGGCAAGAAACTTGATTCAATCCCGGACATTGTTATTGACGGGAAAAAAGTTAACGGTTGGTTTGGCTCGTCGATAGCCGGCGGCCTTGATATTAATGGTGATAACAAACCTGACCTGCTCATAGGAGCACAATATGGTGGTCCAGGGGTTACTGGTGAAGTTTATGTGTACCTTGGTGGAATGGGATTTGATAAAGCTGCCTTGACCCTTCGTGGCGAAAACACTGTCGATGGTTTTGGGGCAAGGGTCGCAATGCTTGGTGATGTTACCGGCGATGGCATTGCTGATTTTGCAGTTAGCGCTATTTATTATGATTTGGAAACGGCGAAAAATGTTGGTAAAGTTTATGTTTACAAGGGCGGAAGTATAATAAGCAAAGAGCCAGCTGTAACATACATCGGCAAGTTGAGGGATGAGAATCTTGGATATGTGGTTTGCTCTCCCGGCGATGTCAACAACGATGGTTACGATGATATAATGGTGGGCGCACCGGGTGGCGCTATCGGTTCCTATGGTGCCGTATATATTTTCCCGGGCGGTAAAACGCTAAAGTCGGAATATATAGCAAGATACATTGGTGAGTCAGTTAACAGCTTGTTCGGGTATTCCGCAAGTAGTTGTGGTGACATTAATGGTGATAAAATACCCGATTTTATGGTTGGTTCGCCATATCTTGATGTTGAAATTTATCACACGGGAAGGGTAAGCTTCTTTGCAGGTGGTAAAATGAAGTCCACCGAGCCGATGTTTACCGTTGATGGCGACAGTGAAAACGCCCAGTGCGGCTATTGTGTTTCAGTTATAAAGGACTTTTTTGGCAAAGGAAAGGACGCATTCGCCATATGTTGCGCTGGCCCCGGAAGTGGGCTGGAAGGTAAAGGATTGGTAAAAATATACAAAAAGTGAGGTTATTATGAAACGCATGTATGCAATTTTGTTTGCTATTTTGGTGGCGTATGGCGCTGTCTGGGGGATATCCTGGCGCCAGCCAATAGTTATAAGTTTTAGTGGATTCGTTGACACATTGGTTTTTGGGGTTGACCCAGCAGCAAGCTGGCACTATGACCCGGGAATAGATGAGGTAATACCCTTTGTTCCGCCGTCTGGTCCGCATGCGTTTTTCAGGCTTAATGACCCTATGAATCCATTCATAACGATGCTTTCTGTGGACATCCGCCACGACGCAAGGGTAAGGCATATTTTCAAAGGTTTCGTGGGCGGTGCTATGGGAAGAGCCAGGATAAGCTGGGACCCCGCGACAATACCAGCTGGGCAGATAAGAATAGGAATAGGAACCGAGACAACAGAACCCACTCGCTGGTATGATATGCATTACAACGACCATCTGGAATTTGATGCACCGGATTGGTTCTGGATTTCGTGTCGTCCGTACAGCTCAGGTGCGGACCATCCGCCTTACCTCGCGTTCGCTTACCCTCAAAATGGAAGGCGTGATGTGCCACCATCTGCTCCTGTTGTCGTGGTTCTCGATGACGACGAAACCGGTGTTAATGTCCACACTATACAGATGTTTGTTAATGGCGTTGATGTGACATCTTCCATCGAGACAAGGAGATTACTTAGTGGAATACAGGTTATTTATAGACATCCGCCTTTTGAATACGATTCACTGATGAACATAAGGGTTATTGCTGCCGATATAGCCTCTTTCCCTCATTATCTTGATACAACCTTTTCTTTTCGCACATCGGTCCCTGCTTTTTCTCCGCAGTGGGAGTTCCCGCTTTTCTTTGTCAACATTACTGCTCGTGATACCGTTACAAAATGCATTTATGCCGCTGGCGCCGAGGGAGCATCGCAATTTTTCGATTCGCTCGATGTGGCTTTCCCGTCCTTTCCTGCACCTGAGTTCGAAGTTTTCTTCAAGCTTTCTGACCCCGCTTATCCTTTCATTACAGCACTATCGCGCGACACCAGACCCTTGGACTCCGACAATCTCTGGGTTGTTGACTTCCAAAATCCGGGGATTGTGCTTTTCGCAAGCTGGATAAGCCAGATAATACCTGAGGGCACGAGGTTCTATGCGGCTGTGGCTGACGCTGAATCAACTATAACATTATGGCAAAATATGGCGACAACATCATTTATGAACGTTCCAATAGGGAAAAAGTTTTTCGTCTACAAACATGTTATAGACACAGTTCCGCCTCGTGTCGTTGCCTCGTATCCATCTTTTGGCGCGATGGGTGTAAATCCATGGACCAATATAATCATCGCTTTGCTTGACGATAGAATGGGGATAGACACCAATTCTATATCGCTGGTTGTCGATGGCGTTGATGTTACTGCTGATTGTGAGAAGTTCATTCGTGGTGATACAGCATTTGTGGCTTACATACCCGATACCAACTTTACGCCAGACCACAGGATTTACTGGAGAATAACTGCATCGGACACTGAAACACCACCCAATACAGTCAGATACAATGGATTTTTCGTGGTGGGGGATTTCCCAACCCCTGATTGGCTGGTCAGAGTTTTCGTCAGAAATATCCCTACTCACACTCTCTTCTCGACCGTCGCTTTTGGAGCTGATGAGGTTGGCACCGATGGTGTGGACCCGGGACTCGATTTTATGGCACCACCGCCTGTGATGACTTTGCCGAGGTTCGCGATGCGGATACCATCTCCAACAGGATGGGATTATCTCATTCAGGACATAAGAAATGTTGATGAGGATACGATAATATGGCAACTTCAGTGCAGCAACATTACCCATCCATTTGTTCTGCGCTGGGATATTGTTGGGCTGCCGCCTGCTGACCAGCTTTTGTGGGGAATAACATTCACTCCTGGAGACACTCCCGCTGTGTGGCATAATCTGAGACGAACGCTTGGAATAAGGATTGACTCTTCATGCGTAGTTTTCTTCAAATACATAAGATACATTCCGCCAACATACTGCCTTTCTGGGCACATTCTTCTTGAGGGCGCAACCGATTTTTCAGGCACCGAGGTTCGAATTCTTGGAACTGATTTTGTCGATACTACTAATCGTTCCGGCGCTTTTGAGATATGCGGAATCCCCGACAGCTCTCACATAAGGATTCGTATATATCACGAAGGATATTACACGAAGTTCCACGATGCCGTGGTGGTTGGCGACATCATTCTCGTGGATACGCTCTACCTAAGAAGGTATCAGATAAGCGGCAGGGTGCATCTCAGCGACCGTCCTATAGGAGAGTGGGATGGGACTATCGTTACTCTTGATGGCTCTTTGACCGATACTACGAGCAGAAATGGTGCGTTCAGGTTCAATAATGTTCCATATGGGGAGCATTCTCTCTCCTTTGTTCATACTGGGTACAGGGATGCTGATACTACTATTTTCCTTAGAGCTAATGCATTTATTAATGTTACTCTGCAAAAAATCATAGGCGACCTCTTCGTGAGGGTGCTTCTTGAGGATGGTGCCAACCTTTGGGGAACGCGCGTCATGATTTTGGGACTCGATAGCGCTATAACTGATTCCTCGGGCTGGGTTAGATTCAGAAATGTGCCGTATGACACATACACAGTGGTTGCGCTGAGACCTGGTTATCAGACCGTTGACACATTGATATTCTTCCATTCGCGGTCGGACACACTTGTTTTGCACATGATGCGCAAGCGAGGGGTTATAAGAGGATTCGTGCGCGTTTTACCGCCCGATTCGCCTGCAAGAACTCTGGTGGTGCTCGATAGGGCTGAATCGACTTACACTGATGCGAGAGGATATTATGAGTTCACGCGGGTATTGTTTGGTGAGCATATGCTTCATTTCCGAAAACCCCTTTATCAGCCTTTGGACACTACTGTTAGACTTTGGGAACCCGGAACGCTGGTTATTAACGCTCATCTTAGGAAAATACCACTTAATCCGCCGAGAAATCTCGTAGTGCTTTCGGGGTATCACGGCAGGATTGCGCTTCGCTGGCAACCCCCAGAAAGCACATCAGCCAGACTTCGTGGTTACGGCGTGATAAGGTCTACCTATCTTCCCATTGGTGGTGATACAATAGCGATTTTACCTCCGCTTACTACAGGCTTCATTGACAGAACCGCTACTGGTGGATTGCGTTATTACTTCTATCGCGTTTATGCCATCTACGATGAAGGCACGAGCGAACCCACGAGAGCAGTTGGTGGCTATGTTAACGATGACCCGACGAAACCTGATGTTCTCGTGGTTGATTTCGACAACGGTGCGCTTCTTGCCGATAGCTCTCGCGATGACGAGGCACAAGTGGTGTCTGAACTCTTTTCCGCTACAGGCATTATTCCCGCTTTGACGAGTCAGGATGAGCAACTCGATACTTTCGAACTCTTAAAATACAAGGCTGTCTTCGTTATAACTGGTATTAGAGACTTCAATAATGAGAAGCTTTCGGATTATTCTATAGCTAAGCTTATCGACTATCTCGCCGCAGGCGGAAGAATCTACTGGGAAGGTGCTGATGTAGCAAGGGACTATTCGACAGCTTTCGATGGACATTTCCTCGAATTTTTCGGCATATCCTATGCAGCTGATGGCAGATTAGCAGCCTTCGGCAATGTTAGCTCGCTTGTTGCTCAAAGTGATCTGTGGTCCTCACCGAGGCAATTTGAGTACTTCTTCAAATCTCGCGCTGACCACAGAGTGGACGAGTTTGATGCTGTTGGAGGCGGCATAGTTATGCTTCGCTCGCAGGATAATCCTC
The nucleotide sequence above comes from bacterium. Encoded proteins:
- the glmS gene encoding glutamine--fructose-6-phosphate transaminase (isomerizing); this translates as MCGIVGYVGKRDAVNVLIEGLKRLEYRGYDSAGIAIIEDGKLRVMKRKGKIAELERELSGKEFSARMGIAHTRWATHGEPSDRNAHPHLDCAGKIAVVHNGIIENYRALSQFLTSRGHTLTTDTDTEIIAHLIEEMLKETNDFEEALRLALLEIEGTYGLGIIFSEQPDRIYAARHGSPLLIGAGEGENLIASDATAVIRYTDRVIYLDEEEYALITADDFEIKNLKRERITPKIQRITFSLQELEKGGYPHFMLKEIYEQPQTLRNAFRGRLNIEDGTARLNGLKPYHDRLASAERIILTACGTSWHAALIGEYLIEELARIPVETEYASEFRYRSPILSADTPVIVISQSGETADTLAALREAKRQGAPVFGIVNVVGSTIARETDAGVYIHAGPEIGVASTKAFTSQVMVLSLIAIMLGRMRGLSLETGKKLTSELEKIPDKVQYILDKERKNQQIKKIAEKFKDHSNFLYLGRSYNFPVALEGALKLKEISYIHAEGYPSAEMKHGPIALIDENMPVVFIATEDPLYQKVISNIEEVRSRGGRVIVVATEGDEKIKKLAEHVIYVPKTEYMFTPMLTVIPLQLLAYYIAVMRGCDVDQPRNLAKSVTVE
- the gatB gene encoding Asp-tRNA(Asn)/Glu-tRNA(Gln) amidotransferase subunit GatB — encoded protein: MIYEAVIGLEIHIQLTTRTKMFCSCPVVGYDVPPNTAVCPVCLGMPGALPVPNKKAVHYALMLANALKCKINKRSIFARKNYFYPDLPKGYQITQDEIPIAEDGKLLLRLPDGTQKIVRIRRIHLEEDAAKSYHIGTGEITLVDFNRCGVPLIEIVSEPDMRTPLEAATYVMKLRQLVTYLGICAGDMEKGNLRVDANVSVRKIGQTELGTRTELKNLNSFRFLQKALQYEIERHIKLLESGEKVEKQTLLWDERQSKTVLMRTKEESSDYRYFPEPDILELVVTDDQISNAEKDVGELPDERIERFMRSYNLSRELAESLCATKSFSDYADRVLEAVKDKKAAANWLLVEVMRIVNEKNIGADELKVSPEELAKLLNMLSDGEITRPIAKEVFKRMAESGDRVEEIISSMQVKVINDDSQIERIVDEVLQENTDAVRKYRSGKKGVFGFFMGQIMKKTRGQVDPKVVNKILLEKLEG
- a CDS encoding FG-GAP repeat protein; its protein translation is MIRQAITITIAFISILFAQELKFVGSISSPGGPHKGDRFGTYVAYAGDINGDGYGDMLICADGKFSQDPNYPGKVYVYLGGKKLNDKPYMILRGQAPGDRFGASAAWVGDINGDGIDDFAVGAPNCDSGGTDAGRVYIFYGGKKLDSIPDIVIDGKKVNGWFGSSIAGGLDINGDNKPDLLIGAQYGGPGVTGEVYVYLGGMGFDKAALTLRGENTVDGFGARVAMLGDVTGDGIADFAVSAIYYDLETAKNVGKVYVYKGGSIISKEPAVTYIGKLRDENLGYVVCSPGDVNNDGYDDIMVGAPGGAIGSYGAVYIFPGGKTLKSEYIARYIGESVNSLFGYSASSCGDINGDKIPDFMVGSPYLDVEIYHTGRVSFFAGGKMKSTEPMFTVDGDSENAQCGYCVSVIKDFFGKGKDAFAICCAGPGSGLEGKGLVKIYKK